Proteins co-encoded in one Astatotilapia calliptera chromosome 18, fAstCal1.2, whole genome shotgun sequence genomic window:
- the LOC113010612 gene encoding neuromedin-U receptor 1-like isoform X1 yields the protein MPIPNCTFNSLAAILTGDRELSDLGCPDSAVVCGMNISWVLTNATQEDLEEKLCLTEDKYLSKNLGESKSPMFLPVCVTYLTIFIVGVLGNSLTCAVILRYRVMQTPTNYYLLSLAASDLLVLLLGMPLEIYEMWQNYPFLLGEGGCYFKTFLFETVCFASILNVTALSVERYVAVVHPLKVKHLTTRAHVKRVILMLWGLSMLCALPNTSLHGIEVLPPQFGRQFPRSAICHLVKPIWMYNLIILISTLVFFLLPMLIISVLYLLIGLRLRRERVLTTVDTNCGFGSESISSSHNQRLSKRNVQVTKMLCVLVVVFGLCWAPFHIDRLMWSYINISYEQHRRIFEHVHVISGVLFYLSSAVNPILYNLMSTRFREMFSHITCYSNSWREHSRSFQMTQRSTLREKTSQSNKMTSGAF from the exons ATGCCGATACCTAACTGCACCTTCAACTCTCTTGCAGCCATTTTAACTGGTGACAGAGAACTCAGTGACTTAGGATGCCCCGATTCTGCTGTGGTGTGTGGAATGAATATCTCCTGGGTGTTGACGAACGCCACTCAAGAAGATCTGGAAGAAAAGCTTTGCTTGACTGAGGACAAGTACCTATCCAAAAATCTGGGGGAATCAAAATCCCCCATGTTTCTCCCTGTCTGTGTCACTTACCTCACCATCTTCATCGTGGGTGTCCTGGGCAATTCCCTGACCTGTGCGGTCATTTTACGCTACAGGGTGATGCAAACGCCAACCAATTACTACTTGCTGAGCCTGGCTGCGTCCGACCTGCTGGTGCTGCTTCTGGGGATGCCGTTAGAGATCTACGAGATGTGGCAGAACTACCCCTTCCTGCTCGGAGAAGGGGGATGCTATTTTAAAACCTTCCTATTTGAAACTGTCTGCTTTGCTTCCATCCTCAATGTCACTGCACTCAGCGTGGAGCGCTACGTGGCGGTGGTGCACCCCCTCAAAGTCAAGCATTTGACCACACGTGCTCACGTTAAGAGGGTCATCCTCATGTTGTGGGGGCTGTCCATGCTGTGCGCTTTGCCAAACACCAGTCTGCATGGGATCGAAGTGCTGCCGCCACAGTTTGGTCGACAGTTTCCCCGATCTGCTATCTGCC ATCTGGTCAAACCCATCTGGATGTACAACTTAATCATCCTGATCTCCACGCTGGTCTTCTTCCTGCTCCCCATGCTGATCATTAGCGTTCTCTACCTGCTCATTGGCTTGAGGCTGCGCAGGGAGAGGGTGCTGACCACGGTGGATACTAACTGTGGCTTCGGTTCTGAAAGTATCTCCAGCTCCCACAATCAGAGGCTGAGCAAACGAAATGTGCAAGTAACCAAAATGCTAT GTGTGCTGGTGGTTGTCTTTGGCCTGTGTTGGGCTCCCTTCCACATCGATCGCTTGATGTGGAGCTACATCAACATATCATACGAGCAGCACCGCAGGATCTTCGAGCATGTCCACGTCATCTCTGGAGTTCTCTTCTACCTGAGCTCCGCCGTCAACCCCATCCTCTACAACCTCATGTCCACCAGGTTCAGAGAAATGTTTAGCCACATTACCTGCTACTCTAACAGCTGGAGAGAACACTCGAGGAGCTTCCAGATGACTCAACGCAGCACCCTGCGTGAAAAAACATCCCAAAGTAACAAAATGACTTCTGGAGCCTTTTGA
- the LOC113010612 gene encoding neuromedin-U receptor 1-like isoform X2 yields MNISWVLTNATQEDLEEKLCLTEDKYLSKNLGESKSPMFLPVCVTYLTIFIVGVLGNSLTCAVILRYRVMQTPTNYYLLSLAASDLLVLLLGMPLEIYEMWQNYPFLLGEGGCYFKTFLFETVCFASILNVTALSVERYVAVVHPLKVKHLTTRAHVKRVILMLWGLSMLCALPNTSLHGIEVLPPQFGRQFPRSAICHLVKPIWMYNLIILISTLVFFLLPMLIISVLYLLIGLRLRRERVLTTVDTNCGFGSESISSSHNQRLSKRNVQVTKMLCVLVVVFGLCWAPFHIDRLMWSYINISYEQHRRIFEHVHVISGVLFYLSSAVNPILYNLMSTRFREMFSHITCYSNSWREHSRSFQMTQRSTLREKTSQSNKMTSGAF; encoded by the exons ATGAATATCTCCTGGGTGTTGACGAACGCCACTCAAGAAGATCTGGAAGAAAAGCTTTGCTTGACTGAGGACAAGTACCTATCCAAAAATCTGGGGGAATCAAAATCCCCCATGTTTCTCCCTGTCTGTGTCACTTACCTCACCATCTTCATCGTGGGTGTCCTGGGCAATTCCCTGACCTGTGCGGTCATTTTACGCTACAGGGTGATGCAAACGCCAACCAATTACTACTTGCTGAGCCTGGCTGCGTCCGACCTGCTGGTGCTGCTTCTGGGGATGCCGTTAGAGATCTACGAGATGTGGCAGAACTACCCCTTCCTGCTCGGAGAAGGGGGATGCTATTTTAAAACCTTCCTATTTGAAACTGTCTGCTTTGCTTCCATCCTCAATGTCACTGCACTCAGCGTGGAGCGCTACGTGGCGGTGGTGCACCCCCTCAAAGTCAAGCATTTGACCACACGTGCTCACGTTAAGAGGGTCATCCTCATGTTGTGGGGGCTGTCCATGCTGTGCGCTTTGCCAAACACCAGTCTGCATGGGATCGAAGTGCTGCCGCCACAGTTTGGTCGACAGTTTCCCCGATCTGCTATCTGCC ATCTGGTCAAACCCATCTGGATGTACAACTTAATCATCCTGATCTCCACGCTGGTCTTCTTCCTGCTCCCCATGCTGATCATTAGCGTTCTCTACCTGCTCATTGGCTTGAGGCTGCGCAGGGAGAGGGTGCTGACCACGGTGGATACTAACTGTGGCTTCGGTTCTGAAAGTATCTCCAGCTCCCACAATCAGAGGCTGAGCAAACGAAATGTGCAAGTAACCAAAATGCTAT GTGTGCTGGTGGTTGTCTTTGGCCTGTGTTGGGCTCCCTTCCACATCGATCGCTTGATGTGGAGCTACATCAACATATCATACGAGCAGCACCGCAGGATCTTCGAGCATGTCCACGTCATCTCTGGAGTTCTCTTCTACCTGAGCTCCGCCGTCAACCCCATCCTCTACAACCTCATGTCCACCAGGTTCAGAGAAATGTTTAGCCACATTACCTGCTACTCTAACAGCTGGAGAGAACACTCGAGGAGCTTCCAGATGACTCAACGCAGCACCCTGCGTGAAAAAACATCCCAAAGTAACAAAATGACTTCTGGAGCCTTTTGA
- the cpdp gene encoding CPD photolyase isoform X2 has product MSGTKRKASSATAGKDHRAKQQKLAPVKQEKKEKVGGWLQSLVQLQRSEKKDVKFNKKRLRFLSDTEKIKQGSEGVLYWMLRDQRVQDNWALIHAQRLAVKENLPLHVCFCLVVPKSELSTLRHYSFMLKGLEEVAKECEQLNVQFHLLHGAPEKVLPGFVSDHSFGAVVTDFSPIREPLQWLEDVKKKLSKDIPFIQVDAHNIVPCWVASPKQEYSARTIRGKITNLLPEFLTDFPLVDAHPHTATRTAKGVDWDKTLASLDVDRNVKEPEWAKPGTKAGMDMLESFIDVRLKLFGSQRNDPNAPALSQLSPWLRFGQISAQRVAWQVQRNGKNASQSVPAFIEELVVRRELTDNFCFYNKKYDSVEGAYEWAQKTLKDHAKDERPYLYTREQLEEAKTHDKLWNAAQYQMVTEGKMHGFLRMYWAKKILEWTSSPEEALSIALYLNDRYELDGQDPNGFVGCMWSICGIHDQGWAERAVFGKIRYMNYKGCLRKFNVAQFERKYCPKSL; this is encoded by the exons ATGTCAGGCACGAAACGCAAGGCATCTTCTGCAACGGCTGGAAAGGATCACCGTGCCAAGCAGCAGAAGCTGGCTCCCGTCAAGcaggagaagaaggagaaagtTGGGGGCTGGCTGCAAAGTCTTGTGCAGCTGCAGAGATCAGAAAAGAAAGACGTGAAGTTCAACAAAAAGCGCCTGCGTTTTCTATCTGATACTGAAAAGATAAAGCAGGGCTCTGAGGGTGTCCTCTACTGGATGTTAAGAGATCAGAGAGTACAAG ATAACTGGGCACTGATCCATGCCCAGCGGCTCGCTGTGAAGGAGAACCTCCCTCTGCatgtctgtttctgtttggtAGTGCCCAAATCAGAGCTGTCTACTCTGAGACATTACAGCTTCATGCTGAAGGGGCTGGAAGAAGTTGCAAAG GAATGTGAACAGTTAAACGTCCAGTTCCACTTGCTGCACGGCGCTCCGGAGAAAGTTCTCCCCGGCTTTGTGTCCGACCACAGCTTTGGGGCCGTGGTGACAGACTTCTCTCCTATCAGAGAGCCGCTGCAGTGGTTGGAGGACGTCAAAAAGAAACTTTCCAAAGACATTCCCTTCATACAG GTTGATGCCCACAATATTGTTCCCTGCTGGGTAGCTTCACCTAAACAGGAGTACTCCGCTCGGACGATCAGAGGAAAAATTACCAATCTGTTACCAGAGTTCCTCACTGATTTTCCCCTGGTagacgcacacccacacactgcTACGAGAACCGCCAAA GGAGTAGACTGGGACAAAACCCTAGCCTCCCTGGATGTTGACAGAAATGTAAAAGAGCCAGAATGGGCCAAGCCGGGCACCAAAGCAGGGATGGACATGCTGGAGTCCTTCATTGATGTACGACTTAAACTGTTTGGCAGCCAACGCAACGACCCAAACGCTCCCGCCCTGAGCCAGCTTTCCCCCTGGCTCCGCTTTG GCCAGATTTCGGCCCAGCGTGTGGCTTGGCAGGTTCAGCGCAACGGGAAGAATGCAAGTCAGTCCGTACCGGCCTTCATCGAAGAGCTGGTGGTGCGTCGAGAGCTGACTGACAACTTCTGTTTCTACAACAAGAAATACGACAGCGTGGAGG GTGCGTATGAGTGGGCTCAGAAGACCTTAAAAGACCATGCCAAAGACGAGAGGCCGTATCTCTACACGCGTGAGCAGCTGGAGGAAGCAAAGACTCATGACAAGCTGTGGAACGCAGCTCAG TACCAGATGGTTACAGAGGGGAAGATGCATGGTTTCTTGAGGATGTACTGGGccaaaaagatcctggagtggACTTCTTCCCCAGAGGAGGCGCTCTCCATCGCTCTGTACCTAAACGATCGCTACGAGCTGGATGGTCAAGACCCTAACGGCTTTGTCG GTTGTATGTGGTCTATTTGCGGCATCCATGACCAGGGCTGGGCGGAGAGAGCCGTATTCGGGAAGATCCGCTACATGAACTACAAAGGCTGCCTTCGGAAGTTTAACGTGGCTCAGTTTGAGAGAAAGTACTGTCCTAAAAGTCTTTGA
- the cpdp gene encoding CPD photolyase isoform X1, which translates to MLHCVWRSTSPFCAPGRFLKLLPHHHQRPSSPALFFLTSFFSCQPTMSGTKRKASSATAGKDHRAKQQKLAPVKQEKKEKVGGWLQSLVQLQRSEKKDVKFNKKRLRFLSDTEKIKQGSEGVLYWMLRDQRVQDNWALIHAQRLAVKENLPLHVCFCLVVPKSELSTLRHYSFMLKGLEEVAKECEQLNVQFHLLHGAPEKVLPGFVSDHSFGAVVTDFSPIREPLQWLEDVKKKLSKDIPFIQVDAHNIVPCWVASPKQEYSARTIRGKITNLLPEFLTDFPLVDAHPHTATRTAKGVDWDKTLASLDVDRNVKEPEWAKPGTKAGMDMLESFIDVRLKLFGSQRNDPNAPALSQLSPWLRFGQISAQRVAWQVQRNGKNASQSVPAFIEELVVRRELTDNFCFYNKKYDSVEGAYEWAQKTLKDHAKDERPYLYTREQLEEAKTHDKLWNAAQYQMVTEGKMHGFLRMYWAKKILEWTSSPEEALSIALYLNDRYELDGQDPNGFVGCMWSICGIHDQGWAERAVFGKIRYMNYKGCLRKFNVAQFERKYCPKSL; encoded by the exons ATGCTGCACTGTGTTTGGAGGAG TACATCACCTTTTTGTGCACCAGGGCGCTTCTTAAAGCTTCTTCCTCACCATCATCAGAGGCCCAGCAGCCCCGCACTCTTCTTCCTGACCAGTTTCTTCAGCTGCCAGCCCACCATGTCAGGCACGAAACGCAAGGCATCTTCTGCAACGGCTGGAAAGGATCACCGTGCCAAGCAGCAGAAGCTGGCTCCCGTCAAGcaggagaagaaggagaaagtTGGGGGCTGGCTGCAAAGTCTTGTGCAGCTGCAGAGATCAGAAAAGAAAGACGTGAAGTTCAACAAAAAGCGCCTGCGTTTTCTATCTGATACTGAAAAGATAAAGCAGGGCTCTGAGGGTGTCCTCTACTGGATGTTAAGAGATCAGAGAGTACAAG ATAACTGGGCACTGATCCATGCCCAGCGGCTCGCTGTGAAGGAGAACCTCCCTCTGCatgtctgtttctgtttggtAGTGCCCAAATCAGAGCTGTCTACTCTGAGACATTACAGCTTCATGCTGAAGGGGCTGGAAGAAGTTGCAAAG GAATGTGAACAGTTAAACGTCCAGTTCCACTTGCTGCACGGCGCTCCGGAGAAAGTTCTCCCCGGCTTTGTGTCCGACCACAGCTTTGGGGCCGTGGTGACAGACTTCTCTCCTATCAGAGAGCCGCTGCAGTGGTTGGAGGACGTCAAAAAGAAACTTTCCAAAGACATTCCCTTCATACAG GTTGATGCCCACAATATTGTTCCCTGCTGGGTAGCTTCACCTAAACAGGAGTACTCCGCTCGGACGATCAGAGGAAAAATTACCAATCTGTTACCAGAGTTCCTCACTGATTTTCCCCTGGTagacgcacacccacacactgcTACGAGAACCGCCAAA GGAGTAGACTGGGACAAAACCCTAGCCTCCCTGGATGTTGACAGAAATGTAAAAGAGCCAGAATGGGCCAAGCCGGGCACCAAAGCAGGGATGGACATGCTGGAGTCCTTCATTGATGTACGACTTAAACTGTTTGGCAGCCAACGCAACGACCCAAACGCTCCCGCCCTGAGCCAGCTTTCCCCCTGGCTCCGCTTTG GCCAGATTTCGGCCCAGCGTGTGGCTTGGCAGGTTCAGCGCAACGGGAAGAATGCAAGTCAGTCCGTACCGGCCTTCATCGAAGAGCTGGTGGTGCGTCGAGAGCTGACTGACAACTTCTGTTTCTACAACAAGAAATACGACAGCGTGGAGG GTGCGTATGAGTGGGCTCAGAAGACCTTAAAAGACCATGCCAAAGACGAGAGGCCGTATCTCTACACGCGTGAGCAGCTGGAGGAAGCAAAGACTCATGACAAGCTGTGGAACGCAGCTCAG TACCAGATGGTTACAGAGGGGAAGATGCATGGTTTCTTGAGGATGTACTGGGccaaaaagatcctggagtggACTTCTTCCCCAGAGGAGGCGCTCTCCATCGCTCTGTACCTAAACGATCGCTACGAGCTGGATGGTCAAGACCCTAACGGCTTTGTCG GTTGTATGTGGTCTATTTGCGGCATCCATGACCAGGGCTGGGCGGAGAGAGCCGTATTCGGGAAGATCCGCTACATGAACTACAAAGGCTGCCTTCGGAAGTTTAACGTGGCTCAGTTTGAGAGAAAGTACTGTCCTAAAAGTCTTTGA
- the LOC113010629 gene encoding UAP56-interacting factor: MSMGDFTADRGKRTPIPDKVDMSLDDIIRLNKKEQQLRRQANVNRRPVKKKGRLIQGKGVSQRTAGPAQRGGGIPRGGGPKLRNRKVPPIVARRRGQGVITGLAARRPAALLKRAGTLNRSAFNQKTRQKTRPFFQRTETQYRKPEVQRRLYRQPDQQRGPNAPSVRRPFQLRRRPLPPVQQTQREARQATFLFRRGLKVQAQVQKPTPRTPPVRTRQWRTSTASSGILTVSIDNPTARTQPEPPTAWTLHPPAASVAPVKMETVEKKIPKGVPLQFDINSVGKPQTSMTLNERFRILKDRRSATAQSSKGSRFVTVG, from the exons ATGAGCATGGGGGATTTCACAGCAGACCGAGGGAAAAGGACACCTATACCGGATAAAGTCGACATGTCCTTGG ATGACATTATTCGGCTgaacaaaaaagagcaacagtTAAGGAGACAGGCCAATGTGAACCGCCGACCAGTGAAGAAGAAAGGCCGCTTAATCCAAGGAAAGGGAGTTTCACAGAGGACTGCAGGACCAGCCCAGAGAG GAGGTGGCATTCCCCGAGGAGGAGGTCCCAAATTGAGAAACAGAAAGGTCCCACCAATAGTGGCTCGGAGACGGGGTCAGGGGGTCATCACGGGACTGGCGGCCAGGAGACCAGCGGCTCTGCTGAAGCGAGCCGGCACACTGAACAGATCAGCATTCAACCAG aaaacaagacagaaaacaagGCCCTTCTTTCAGCGCACTGAAACCCAGTACAGGAAGCCAGAGGTACAGAGGCGGCTGTACAGGCAGCCAGATCAACAGAGAGGCCCAAACGCCCCGTCAGTCAGGAGGCCTTTTCAACTGCGGCGACG ACCGCTGCCGCCTGTCCAGCAGACTCAGAGGGAAGCACGACAGGCCACGTTTCTTTTTCGCAGGGGACTCAAG GTACAAGCCCAAGTGCAGAAGCCAACTCCCCGCACACCTCCAGTCAGAACACGGCA GTGGCGCACATCGACAGCCAGCAGTGGAATCCTGACTGTTTCAATAGACAACCCCACAGCCAGGACACAGCCTGA GCCCCCAACAGCTTGGACCCTGCATCCCCCTGCTGCCAGTGTTGCCCCCGTGAAGATGgaaactgtggagaagaagatACCAAAAGGAGTGCCTCTGCAGTTTGACATCAACAGTGTTGGAAAACCG CAAACGTCGATGACTCTGAACGAGCGATTCCGCATCCTAAAAGACCGACGCTCTGCCACAGCTCAGAGCAGTAAAGGCAGCAGATTCGTCACTGTTGGTTAG